From Primulina tabacum isolate GXHZ01 chromosome 2, ASM2559414v2, whole genome shotgun sequence, one genomic window encodes:
- the LOC142523382 gene encoding putative indole-3-pyruvate monooxygenase YUCCA10 encodes MAEQRVKETVVIIVGGGPSGLATAACLSNLSIPYILLEREDCVASIWKKYTYDRVHLHLAKQFCELPLLPIPSSYPTYLSRMEFVQYLNDYVSHFRIHPIFRQAVEAAAYDEVAGKWNVKARDSGTGSDEVKEYRSRFLVVATGESCDASWPEIEGLQSFTGDILHSTQYKTGEKFKDRSVLVVGSGNSGMEISLDLANYGADTSVVVRSPIHVLSRTMTSLGLVLLKYLSLYWVDSLLVMMSKIVYGDLCKYGIERPKEGPFAMKDKYGRYPVVDVGTYQKIKSRQIQVLPGINRIRGTNVLFEDGKEYAFDAIVLATGFKRSTKAWLKGDEYLLGDNGLSKRSYPNHWKGLNGLYCSGLARKGLYGAAMDAQNIAQDINTVL; translated from the exons ATGGCAGAGCAGAGGGTTAAAGAAACGGTGGTGATAATAGTCGGCGGCGGCCCTTCCGGGCTAGCAACGGCGGCGTGTCTAAGCAACCTCTCAATCCCATACATACTTCTCGAGAGAGAAGACTGCGTCGCGTCAATCTGGAAGAAATACACCTACGACCGGGTCCACCTGCACCTGGCCAAACAATTCTGCGAGCTTCCCCTGCTGCCCATCCCTTCATCTTACCCCACTTATCTATCGAGAATGGAGTTCGTGCAGTACTTAAACGACTACGTTTCGCATTTCAGGATCCACCCCATTTTCCGGCAGGCGGTGGAAGCGGCGGCATACGATGAAGTTGCAGGGAAATGGAACGTCAAGGCTAGAGATTCTGGCACGGGGTCCGATGAAGTGAAGGAGTACAGGTCCAGGTTTCTGGTTGTCGCCACTGGTGAATCCTGCGACGCTTCCTGGCCTGAGATAGAGGGTTTGCAGAGCTTTACCGGTGATATTTTGCATTCGACGCAGTATAAAACTGGGGAGAAGTTTAAGGATAGAAGTGTTCTGGTTGTCGGCAGTGGGAACTCTGGCATGGAGATTTCCTTGGATCTTGCCAACTATGGTGCCGATACCTCCGTTGTTGTCCGAAGCCC GATTCACGTGTTGTCAAGAACTATGACTTCTTTGGGTTTGGTATTGTTAAAGTACTTGAGTTTGTATTGGGTTGACTCTCTCTTGGTTATGATGAGCAAAATTGTGTATGGAGATCTGTGTAAATATGGAATCGAGAGACCAAAAGAAGGGCCTTTTGCTATGAAGGACAAGTATGGCAGATACCCGGTTGTCGATGTTGGAACATATCAAAAAATCAAGTCCCGACAGATTCAG GTATTACCCGGAATAAACAGAATTAGAGGCACAAATGTGCTATTTGAGGATGGGAAAGAATATGCTTTCGATGCAATAGTATTAGCCACAGGGTTCAAAAGATCCACGAAAGCGTGGCTCAAG GGAGATGAATACCTTTTAGGCGATAATGGACTTTCAAAGCGCAGTTACCCGAATCACTGGAAAGGTTTGAATGGGCTGTATTGCTCCGGGCTGGCCCGAAAAGGATTGTATGGAGCTGCCATGGATGCCCAAAACATAGCCCAGGATATCAACACTGTACTATAA